Proteins encoded by one window of Syntrophobacterales bacterium:
- a CDS encoding AAA family ATPase — translation MKRTVTDFLNRWKTSVNRKPLILRGARQVGKTYILKEFGGAAFPRYHYVNFEKDERLGRIFEQDLKPGRILEELQFYLDRPIDRHLDLIIFDEIQRSPRALTSLKYFSEEMPELALCAAGSLLGVALQPDSFPVGKIQFLDMYPLSFAEFLDGLGKERLAELIRKHDLTQPFPETAHEQLWGLWKHYLVVGGLPDAVNHYREGQENLYEAVQTVRKAQQDMLETYLADMAKHSGKSNALHIEKLWRNVPAQLARTQDGSAAKFKLREGIPGIRGYERLSAPLDWLECANLLIRTPIIDAVGVPLSSYVKENRFKLYFFDVGLLGAASGIAPATFLNYGFGSYQGYVAENFVAQELRTAGDKALFCWQGRTAEVEFLLEREGEVVPLEVKSGWVTQSKSLKVYTERYHPPRAYVLSANNISRRNTVHYLPLYAASRIK, via the coding sequence ATGAAACGCACCGTTACCGATTTCTTAAACCGCTGGAAAACGTCCGTAAACCGCAAACCCCTTATTCTCCGGGGCGCCCGGCAGGTCGGCAAGACCTATATCCTGAAGGAATTCGGCGGAGCGGCTTTCCCCCGGTATCATTATGTCAATTTTGAAAAGGATGAACGACTCGGGCGGATATTCGAGCAGGATCTGAAACCGGGTCGCATCCTCGAGGAATTGCAGTTTTACCTCGATCGGCCCATCGACCGCCACCTGGATTTGATTATCTTCGATGAGATCCAACGCAGCCCCCGGGCGCTGACCAGCCTGAAATATTTCTCCGAGGAGATGCCGGAGCTGGCCCTGTGCGCTGCCGGTTCGCTTTTGGGCGTGGCGCTGCAACCGGACTCCTTCCCTGTCGGAAAGATTCAGTTTCTGGATATGTATCCCCTTTCGTTCGCTGAATTTCTCGACGGCCTGGGAAAGGAACGGCTGGCCGAATTGATCCGGAAACATGACTTGACCCAGCCCTTCCCGGAGACGGCGCACGAACAACTGTGGGGATTGTGGAAGCATTACCTGGTTGTCGGCGGCCTGCCCGATGCCGTGAACCATTATCGCGAGGGGCAGGAAAATTTGTATGAAGCCGTTCAGACGGTCCGTAAGGCGCAGCAAGATATGCTGGAGACCTATCTGGCCGATATGGCGAAGCATAGCGGGAAGAGCAACGCTTTACACATCGAGAAACTCTGGCGAAACGTGCCCGCGCAATTAGCGCGGACGCAAGACGGATCAGCCGCGAAATTCAAACTCCGCGAAGGGATCCCGGGAATCCGGGGTTACGAGAGATTGTCCGCTCCCCTGGACTGGCTGGAATGCGCTAATCTGCTCATCCGGACGCCTATTATCGATGCCGTCGGCGTTCCCCTTTCCAGCTATGTGAAGGAAAACCGCTTCAAGCTCTACTTCTTTGATGTGGGACTGCTGGGAGCCGCGAGCGGCATTGCCCCGGCCACGTTTCTGAACTATGGCTTCGGCAGCTACCAAGGTTACGTCGCGGAGAATTTCGTGGCTCAGGAACTGCGCACCGCGGGAGACAAGGCCCTTTTCTGCTGGCAGGGGCGCACGGCGGAAGTGGAATTTCTTCTTGAGCGGGAAGGAGAAGTTGTGCCTCTGGAGGTCAAATCCGGATGGGTGACCCAATCGAAGAGCCTGAAGGTCTATACGGAGCGCTATCACCCCCCGCGGGCCTATGTCCTGAGCGCCAACAATATCAGCCGGAGAAATACCGTTCATTATCTCCCCCTCTATGCAGCCAGTCGCATTAAATAG
- a CDS encoding nucleotidyl transferase AbiEii/AbiGii toxin family protein: MSSAGSVTGSGARALPRFSILPATSAWKAPWPGTASSLRSCTPIPASPPESRGPSRTPSAVSSTGTAIRILHDSPRFSEDLDFDNFGLTLTQFEGLLKTACRDMEYKGFLIEYRVVEKGAWHCYIRFPKILQEAGLSPDAERKILIRIDSEAKERLYDPGKVFLNRFSVYRQILAAPPAILLAQKMLAILYRTREKGRDVFDVSFLTGLAAPDFEYIEKMVGLDRTEFLQRFEERLGKLDLNALAQDVEPFLFSPEQRQRVAGFRDFWKQTGPEPYVRPGKVA, encoded by the coding sequence ATGTCTTCAGCCGGGAGCGTGACCGGCTCAGGGGCGAGGGCATTGCCTCGCTTCTCTATCCTCCCAGCTACCTCAGCCTGGAAAGCGCCCTGGCCTGGTACGGCTTCATCCCTGAGATCGTGTACGCCTATACCAGCGTCACCGCCAGAATCACGCGGACCTTCGAGAACGCCTTCGGCCGTTTCATCTACCGGCACGGCGATTCGCATCCTCCACGACAGCCCTCGTTTCTCGGAGGATCTGGATTTTGATAATTTCGGTTTGACGTTAACCCAGTTCGAAGGGCTCTTGAAGACGGCTTGCCGGGACATGGAGTATAAGGGTTTTCTGATTGAATATCGGGTCGTCGAAAAGGGCGCCTGGCATTGTTATATCCGTTTTCCGAAGATCCTGCAGGAAGCGGGTCTGAGTCCGGACGCGGAGCGGAAGATTCTCATCCGCATCGACAGTGAAGCGAAGGAGAGGCTGTACGATCCCGGGAAAGTTTTCCTGAACAGATTCAGCGTTTACCGCCAGATTCTGGCGGCGCCGCCGGCGATACTCCTGGCCCAGAAGATGCTGGCAATTCTGTATCGGACGCGGGAAAAAGGGAGGGATGTCTTCGATGTTTCTTTTCTGACCGGCTTGGCGGCCCCTGATTTTGAATATATCGAAAAGATGGTCGGATTGGATCGAACGGAATTTCTCCAACGCTTTGAAGAGCGGCTCGGAAAACTGGATCTGAATGCTCTGGCTCAGGATGTGGAACCGTTCCTCTTTTCCCCCGAACAGCGGCAGCGCGTCGCCGGTTTCAGAGATTTCTGGAAACAAACAGGGCCAGAGCCCTATGTGCGGCCGGGCAAGGTCGCGTAA